One genomic window of Polaromonas sp. SP1 includes the following:
- the hyi gene encoding hydroxypyruvate isomerase, translating into MPRFAANLTMLFNEVPFLDRFERASMAGFEAVEFLFPYAFDAGDIRQRLDAHGLKLVLHNLPAGDWDAGERGIACLPRRVDEFRAGVAKAVTYAKALGVGQLNCLAGKAPPDMDGALLRRTFVSNLRYAAAELKKAGLKLLIEPINTFDIPGFYLNRTAQAIEILDEVGADNAYVQYDLYHAQRMEGELAATLQKYLHRIAHVQLADNPGRNEPGTGEINYSFLFALLDRLGYKGWVGCEYKPATTTEAGLGWCCQHLATETAIA; encoded by the coding sequence ATGCCCCGCTTTGCAGCGAACCTGACCATGCTCTTTAACGAGGTGCCTTTCCTCGACCGCTTCGAACGCGCCTCCATGGCGGGCTTTGAAGCTGTCGAATTTTTATTCCCGTATGCATTCGATGCCGGTGATATCCGGCAACGCCTGGACGCCCACGGCCTGAAGCTCGTCCTGCACAACCTGCCCGCAGGCGACTGGGATGCGGGCGAGCGCGGCATCGCGTGCCTGCCCCGCCGCGTGGACGAGTTTCGCGCCGGCGTGGCCAAAGCCGTGACCTATGCCAAGGCGCTTGGCGTCGGCCAGCTCAATTGCCTGGCCGGCAAGGCGCCGCCGGACATGGACGGTGCGCTGCTGCGCCGCACCTTTGTATCGAACCTGCGCTATGCCGCGGCCGAGCTCAAAAAAGCAGGCCTCAAGCTGTTGATCGAGCCAATCAATACCTTCGACATCCCGGGCTTTTACCTGAACCGCACCGCGCAGGCGATCGAGATCCTTGACGAAGTCGGTGCAGATAACGCCTACGTGCAGTACGACCTCTACCACGCACAGCGGATGGAGGGGGAGCTGGCCGCCACGCTGCAGAAATACCTGCACCGCATCGCCCACGTCCAGCTGGCCGACAACCCCGGCCGCAACGAGCCCGGCACGGGCGAGATCAACTACAGCTTCCTGTTCGCCCTCCTCGACCGCCTTGGGTACAAGGGCTGGGTCGGTTGTGAATACAAACCCGCGACCACGACGGAAGCGGGACTGGGCTGGTGCTGCCAGCACCTGGCCACCGAAACGGCCATCGCTTAA
- the glxR gene encoding 2-hydroxy-3-oxopropionate reductase, which produces MHPSALKIGFIGLGIMGAPMAGHLIKAGHQLFVHTLGKMPEAVSASSATQCMSARGVAERADIIFLMVPDTPDVEAALFGEAGVAAGLKGAGSGKVVVDMSSISPIATKAFAQKINALGCDYLDAPVSGGEVGAKNATLSIMVGGAEAVFDRVSPLFALMGKNITLVGGNGDGQTAKVANQIIVALTIEAVAEALLLASRAGADPARVRQALMGGFASSKILEVHGERMVKRNFEPGFRIELHQKDLNLALSTARQLGISLPNTATAQELFNACSAHGGKAWDHSAMARALEKMANFEIGQKPG; this is translated from the coding sequence ATGCACCCGTCTGCATTAAAAATTGGATTTATCGGCCTGGGCATCATGGGCGCGCCCATGGCGGGCCACCTCATCAAGGCCGGGCACCAGCTGTTTGTCCATACCCTGGGCAAGATGCCGGAAGCAGTCTCCGCCAGCAGTGCCACCCAATGCATGAGCGCCCGCGGCGTCGCCGAACGCGCCGACATCATCTTCCTCATGGTGCCGGACACGCCTGACGTGGAAGCGGCCCTCTTCGGTGAAGCAGGGGTCGCGGCCGGGCTCAAGGGGGCCGGCTCGGGCAAGGTGGTCGTCGACATGAGTTCCATCTCGCCGATCGCCACCAAGGCTTTTGCGCAAAAGATCAACGCGCTGGGCTGCGACTACCTGGACGCGCCCGTCTCCGGCGGTGAAGTTGGCGCCAAGAATGCGACGCTCTCCATCATGGTGGGCGGCGCCGAAGCGGTGTTTGACCGCGTCAGCCCCCTGTTCGCATTGATGGGCAAAAACATCACGCTGGTGGGCGGCAATGGCGACGGCCAGACGGCCAAGGTCGCCAACCAGATCATCGTGGCGCTAACCATCGAAGCGGTTGCCGAAGCCCTGCTGCTGGCCTCCCGCGCCGGTGCAGACCCGGCGCGTGTGCGCCAGGCCCTGATGGGCGGCTTCGCCTCGTCGAAGATTCTGGAGGTGCACGGGGAGCGCATGGTCAAGCGCAATTTCGAGCCCGGTTTTCGCATCGAGTTGCACCAGAAGGACCTGAACCTTGCGCTGTCTACCGCGCGCCAGCTGGGCATCTCGTTGCCCAATACGGCCACGGCGCAGGAGCTGTTTAACGCCTGCTCCGCCCACGGCGGCAAAGCCTGGGATCACTCGGCCATGGCGCGCGCGCTGGAAAAAATGGCCAACTTCGAAATCGGCCAGAAACCCGGTTGA
- a CDS encoding fumarylacetoacetate hydrolase family protein codes for MSKRWLRFKKDNSTGFGVLEGENIRVCQGDMFSGATPTDQVLPLAGVELLMPVRPTKVIAMWNNFHALGQKLNLAVPAEPLYLIKAPNSYLDPNGIILKPPCNGKVVFEGELGIVIGKTCKQVSERDAIDHVFGYTCANDVTVADILNRDASFAQWVRAKGLDTFCPFGPVVATGLDPEKLVVKTILNGEVRQDYPISDMRFSVRQLVSLISQDMTLYAGDIILCGTSIGVGSMKPGSTVEVEIAGIGKLSNRFE; via the coding sequence ATGTCCAAGCGTTGGCTGCGTTTCAAGAAAGACAACTCCACCGGATTCGGCGTCCTGGAGGGCGAGAATATCCGGGTGTGCCAGGGCGACATGTTCTCGGGTGCGACCCCGACAGACCAGGTACTGCCGCTGGCCGGCGTCGAGCTGCTGATGCCGGTGCGGCCCACCAAGGTCATCGCGATGTGGAACAACTTCCACGCGCTGGGCCAAAAGCTGAACCTGGCGGTGCCGGCTGAGCCGCTCTACCTGATCAAGGCGCCGAACTCCTACCTCGACCCCAACGGCATCATCCTCAAGCCTCCCTGCAACGGCAAGGTGGTGTTCGAAGGGGAACTGGGCATCGTCATCGGCAAGACCTGCAAGCAGGTCTCTGAGCGTGACGCCATCGACCACGTGTTTGGTTACACCTGCGCCAACGACGTGACGGTCGCCGACATCCTGAACCGCGATGCCTCATTCGCCCAGTGGGTGCGCGCCAAGGGCCTGGACACTTTCTGCCCCTTCGGGCCGGTCGTGGCCACAGGGCTGGATCCCGAGAAACTGGTGGTGAAAACCATCCTCAACGGGGAAGTCCGCCAGGACTATCCCATCAGCGACATGCGCTTTTCAGTCAGGCAGCTGGTGAGCCTGATCTCGCAGGACATGACGCTTTATGCGGGCGATATCATCCTGTGCGGCACGTCAATCGGCGTGGGATCGATGAAACCGGGTAGCACGGTCGAGGTGGAGATTGCCGGCATCGGCAAGCTCAGCAACCGGTTCGAATAA
- a CDS encoding 2-dehydropantoate 2-reductase yields MKIAIIGAGAIGGYVGVKLALAGEDVTFIVRGANLDAIRKKGMKLIMHDGTEHIADNVKATNNYAEAGPQDLVILAMKAHQVEAVANELPKLFGPDTAVVTMQNGIPYWYFHNHGGPFEGSQVHSVDPSGVQSKMIPAQRVIGCVVYPASELVAPGVVKHIEGDRFPVGELDGSTSERVTRISECFSKAGFKAPVLDNIRSEIWLKLWGNLTFNPISSLSHSTLVDICQFPLTRDLAANMMREAQEVAHKLGIEFRVTLDKRIAGAEKVGKHKTSMLQDIEAGRAPEIDALVGSVVELGRLTQTPTPHIDTVYALVKLLAKTMDEERGQVRLQLAA; encoded by the coding sequence GTGAAGATTGCGATCATTGGGGCCGGGGCCATCGGCGGTTATGTGGGCGTGAAATTGGCTTTGGCCGGTGAGGACGTGACTTTCATCGTACGCGGTGCCAACCTGGACGCCATCCGCAAGAAGGGCATGAAGCTCATCATGCACGACGGCACCGAACATATCGCGGACAACGTCAAGGCGACCAATAACTACGCTGAAGCCGGCCCGCAGGACCTGGTGATCCTGGCCATGAAAGCGCACCAGGTCGAGGCCGTGGCCAATGAATTGCCCAAGCTGTTCGGCCCTGATACCGCGGTCGTCACCATGCAAAACGGCATCCCTTACTGGTACTTCCACAACCACGGCGGCCCGTTCGAGGGCAGCCAGGTCCACAGCGTTGATCCCAGCGGCGTACAGTCAAAAATGATTCCTGCCCAGCGGGTGATCGGCTGCGTCGTGTACCCGGCCTCTGAACTGGTGGCGCCGGGCGTCGTCAAACATATCGAAGGTGATCGTTTTCCCGTGGGCGAGCTCGACGGCTCCACGAGTGAACGTGTCACGCGCATTTCAGAATGTTTTTCCAAAGCGGGCTTCAAGGCCCCGGTGCTGGACAACATCCGCTCGGAAATCTGGCTCAAGTTGTGGGGCAACCTCACCTTCAACCCCATCAGCAGCCTGTCCCATTCCACGCTGGTGGACATCTGCCAGTTTCCGCTGACGCGCGACCTGGCCGCCAACATGATGCGCGAAGCGCAGGAAGTTGCGCACAAGCTGGGCATCGAGTTTCGCGTCACGCTGGACAAGCGCATCGCCGGCGCCGAAAAAGTGGGCAAACACAAGACGTCCATGCTGCAGGACATCGAAGCCGGCCGGGCGCCGGAGATCGACGCCCTCGTGGGCTCGGTGGTGGAACTGGGCCGCCTGACGCAAACGCCCACGCCGCACATCGACACGGTGTATGCCCTCGTCAAGCTGCTCGCCAAAACCATGGACGAAGAGCGCGGGCAAGTGCGGCTTCAGCTGGCCGCCTGA
- a CDS encoding tripartite tricarboxylate transporter substrate binding protein, translated as MKTRFASIRNKLAAAGTTVIAAAALTAFPAHAAWEPTKPVEFVVPAGTGGGADQMARLMQGIVIKHKLMKEPLIVVNKSGGAGAEGFLEVKGATGNPHKIIITLSNLFTTPLATGVPFNWRDMTPVSMMALDQFVLWVNAENPAKNAKDYLAAVKAAGPSKIKMGGTGSKQEDQIITVGIEQATGTKFIYVPFKGGGEVAVQLVGKHVDSSVNNPIEAVAQWRANQLRALCVFDDKRMTYKTKVTDTQSWADIPTCKEAGVPTDYTMLRGIFMAPGVSKDQLQFYVDLLKKIRDTPEWKDYMEKGAFNQTSMSGDEFGKWLGSAEQRHRELMKEAGFIAK; from the coding sequence ATGAAAACCAGATTTGCAAGCATCCGGAATAAATTGGCTGCAGCGGGGACAACCGTCATCGCAGCAGCTGCGCTGACGGCCTTCCCGGCCCACGCGGCCTGGGAACCCACCAAGCCGGTGGAGTTCGTGGTACCTGCGGGTACCGGCGGCGGCGCCGACCAGATGGCGCGACTGATGCAGGGCATCGTCATCAAGCACAAGCTGATGAAAGAGCCGCTGATCGTCGTCAACAAATCCGGTGGCGCAGGCGCCGAGGGTTTCCTGGAGGTCAAGGGCGCTACGGGCAACCCGCACAAGATCATCATCACGCTGTCCAACCTCTTCACCACGCCGCTGGCAACCGGTGTTCCCTTCAACTGGCGCGACATGACACCGGTGTCCATGATGGCACTCGACCAGTTCGTGCTGTGGGTGAATGCAGAGAACCCGGCCAAGAACGCCAAAGACTACCTGGCTGCCGTGAAGGCCGCGGGCCCCAGCAAAATCAAGATGGGTGGCACCGGCTCCAAGCAGGAAGACCAGATCATCACCGTCGGCATTGAGCAAGCCACCGGCACCAAATTCATCTACGTGCCCTTCAAGGGCGGCGGTGAAGTCGCGGTCCAGCTGGTCGGCAAACACGTTGACTCTTCCGTCAACAACCCGATCGAGGCGGTTGCCCAGTGGCGCGCCAACCAGCTGCGCGCTCTGTGCGTGTTCGATGACAAACGAATGACCTACAAGACCAAGGTGACCGACACCCAGTCGTGGGCCGACATCCCAACCTGCAAGGAAGCCGGTGTGCCCACCGACTACACCATGCTGCGTGGCATTTTCATGGCGCCCGGTGTCTCCAAAGACCAGCTCCAGTTCTACGTCGATCTGCTCAAGAAAATCCGCGACACACCTGAGTGGAAAGACTACATGGAAAAAGGCGCATTCAACCAGACCTCCATGTCCGGCGACGAGTTCGGCAAATGGCTCGGCAGCGCAGAGCAGCGCCATCGCGAGCTGATGAAGGAAGCCGGCTTCATCGCGAAGTAA
- a CDS encoding tripartite tricarboxylate transporter TctB family protein — protein MEPNQESGAERTGVATYVVEAIVATCIVIMGAVVLQGSWALGSGWTSDGPGAGYFPFYIGIILCISGAGTLYQALFGKNKNTEVFVDGEQLKRVLSVLVPAIVYVGAVQFLGLYVASAVYIALFMIILGKFSPIKSVITALLVNALFFFMFEVWFKVPLFKGQFEPLSFLGY, from the coding sequence ATGGAGCCAAACCAAGAATCCGGCGCGGAGCGCACGGGCGTCGCCACCTATGTCGTTGAAGCCATCGTCGCGACCTGTATCGTCATCATGGGGGCGGTGGTCCTCCAGGGCAGCTGGGCCCTCGGCTCCGGCTGGACCAGCGACGGGCCAGGCGCAGGTTACTTCCCGTTTTACATCGGCATCATCCTGTGTATTTCCGGCGCAGGCACCCTCTACCAGGCGCTGTTCGGAAAGAACAAGAACACCGAAGTGTTCGTCGACGGCGAGCAGCTCAAGCGCGTGCTGTCGGTACTGGTTCCCGCCATCGTTTACGTGGGGGCTGTCCAGTTTTTGGGCCTCTACGTTGCATCGGCCGTCTACATCGCGCTGTTCATGATCATCCTGGGAAAGTTTTCCCCGATCAAGAGCGTGATCACTGCCCTCCTTGTGAACGCACTGTTTTTCTTCATGTTCGAGGTCTGGTTCAAGGTCCCCTTGTTCAAGGGCCAATTCGAGCCGCTGAGCTTCCTCGGCTATTGA
- a CDS encoding tripartite tricarboxylate transporter permease, with translation MEELNSLFHGFSVILTPMNIVLMFVGIILGVLIGVLPGLGGANGVAILLPLTFTMSPTSAIIMLSCIYWGALFGGAITSVLFNIPGEPWSVATTFDGYPMAQQGKAGAALTAAFTSSFIGAFVAVVMITFLAPLVAKFALKFGPPEFFAVYLLTFCSFVGMGKGSPFKILASMTIGFALASVGMDTVTGQLRLTFGIPDLMRGFDFLIAVIGLFGIGEILLSMEEGLAFSGKSAKIDPKVVLETWKKLPKYWMTSLRSSLIGIWMGITPGGATPASFMSYGLAKKMSKNGSKFGTGEIEGVIAPETAAHAAGTSALLPMLALGIPGSPTAAVLLGGLLIWGLQPGPLLFVEQKDFVWGLIASMYLGNLVGLIVVLTTVPLFASILRIPFSIIAPVIVVICAIGAYTVHNAMLDIWFMMLFGVIGYLFKKLDYPLAPLVLALVLGDKAEDSFRQAMLVSQGEMSIMWSNPLVGGITTLALVLLFWPLISRVMAKIRPPKKNEFAAEQPVD, from the coding sequence ATGGAAGAACTAAATTCGCTTTTTCACGGATTCAGCGTCATTCTGACGCCGATGAACATCGTCCTGATGTTCGTGGGCATCATTCTGGGTGTGCTGATCGGCGTGCTGCCCGGCCTTGGCGGCGCCAACGGCGTGGCCATCCTGCTGCCACTGACCTTCACGATGTCGCCCACCTCGGCCATCATCATGCTGTCCTGCATTTACTGGGGCGCACTGTTCGGTGGGGCCATCACCTCGGTGCTGTTCAACATACCGGGGGAGCCCTGGTCGGTTGCCACCACCTTTGACGGCTACCCGATGGCGCAGCAAGGCAAGGCCGGCGCTGCGCTGACGGCTGCTTTCACCTCGTCTTTCATCGGCGCCTTTGTTGCCGTGGTGATGATCACCTTCCTGGCGCCCCTGGTCGCCAAGTTCGCGCTCAAGTTCGGCCCTCCCGAATTTTTCGCGGTCTACCTGCTGACGTTCTGCAGCTTCGTGGGCATGGGCAAGGGCTCTCCGTTCAAGATCCTCGCGTCGATGACGATCGGCTTTGCGCTGGCCTCCGTCGGCATGGACACGGTGACCGGCCAGCTGCGCCTGACCTTCGGCATCCCCGACCTGATGCGCGGCTTCGACTTCCTGATCGCGGTGATCGGCCTGTTCGGTATCGGCGAGATCCTGCTGTCCATGGAAGAAGGCCTGGCTTTCTCGGGCAAGAGCGCCAAGATCGACCCCAAGGTCGTGCTGGAAACCTGGAAGAAGCTGCCGAAATACTGGATGACCTCGCTTCGCAGCTCGCTGATCGGTATCTGGATGGGCATCACCCCCGGCGGCGCCACACCAGCCTCGTTCATGAGCTACGGCCTGGCCAAGAAGATGTCCAAGAACGGTTCGAAATTCGGCACGGGCGAAATCGAAGGCGTCATCGCCCCCGAAACCGCAGCGCACGCTGCCGGCACCAGCGCCCTGCTGCCCATGCTGGCACTGGGCATCCCGGGCTCCCCCACCGCAGCCGTGCTGCTCGGAGGCCTGCTGATCTGGGGCCTGCAGCCCGGACCTTTGCTCTTCGTTGAGCAAAAAGACTTCGTCTGGGGCCTGATTGCCAGCATGTACCTGGGTAACCTGGTCGGCCTGATCGTTGTGCTGACCACGGTGCCGCTGTTTGCGTCCATCCTGCGCATTCCGTTCTCCATCATTGCGCCGGTGATTGTGGTGATCTGCGCGATCGGCGCCTACACCGTGCACAACGCCATGCTGGACATCTGGTTCATGATGCTGTTCGGCGTCATCGGCTACCTCTTCAAGAAGCTGGACTATCCGCTCGCGCCGCTGGTGCTCGCATTGGTCCTCGGAGACAAGGCCGAAGACTCGTTCCGCCAGGCCATGCTGGTGTCGCAAGGTGAGATGTCCATCATGTGGTCCAACCCGCTGGTGGGCGGCATCACGACACTGGCCCTGGTCCTGCTGTTCTGGCCCCTGATCTCCCGCGTGATGGCCAAGATTCGCCCGCCCAAGAAGAACGAATTTGCCGCGGAACAGCCCGTCGACTGA
- a CDS encoding Crp/Fnr family transcriptional regulator yields MSSIPNHSERNVIRVQLAQNIVLKGMTAEQSAELESHLVIVDGQKGDALLEQGVHEMEQYFILEGILKRVVTNEQAKEMILRFADERDMETSYAAWRLGTPTPYSTVCVTKVRVAKLPLPEWVAFLERHHEIKQSFEYYVMRLMSEIMAHTITLHLLDAPGRVKRFQRKHPELFDRIPKKELASYLNLSAETLSRLKQRGKI; encoded by the coding sequence ATGTCGTCCATACCAAATCATTCCGAGAGAAACGTCATTCGTGTCCAGCTGGCGCAGAACATCGTGCTCAAGGGAATGACGGCGGAACAAAGCGCGGAACTCGAGTCGCACCTGGTCATTGTTGACGGGCAGAAAGGCGATGCCCTGCTGGAGCAGGGGGTGCATGAGATGGAGCAATATTTCATCCTTGAAGGCATCCTCAAGCGCGTGGTGACCAATGAGCAGGCCAAGGAGATGATTCTTCGTTTTGCCGACGAGCGCGACATGGAAACCAGCTACGCCGCCTGGCGGCTGGGCACGCCGACGCCCTACAGCACGGTGTGCGTGACCAAAGTGCGGGTGGCAAAGCTGCCGTTGCCGGAATGGGTAGCGTTTCTGGAACGCCATCATGAAATCAAGCAATCGTTCGAGTACTACGTGATGCGCCTGATGAGCGAGATCATGGCCCATACCATCACGCTGCATTTGCTGGACGCACCCGGCCGTGTCAAACGCTTTCAGCGCAAGCACCCGGAACTGTTCGACCGCATTCCCAAAAAGGAATTGGCGTCCTACCTGAACCTCTCCGCGGAAACCCTGAGCCGGCTCAAGCAGCGCGGCAAGATCTGA
- the oxc gene encoding oxalyl-CoA decarboxylase: MTNATTSTEQIDGFHLVIDALKLNGIDTIFALPGIPITDLTRKAQAEGIRMISFRHEQHAGNAAAAAGFLTQKPGICLTVSAPGFLNGLTALANATTNCFPMILISGSSEREIVDLQQGDYEEMDQLAIAKPLCKAAFRVLHAEDIGVGIARAIRSALSGRPGGVYLDLPAKLFSQSMDAAAGKKSLIKVVDPAPRQIPAPDAVKRALDLLKGAKRPLIVLGKGAAYAQCDADIRALIEKTGIPYLPMSMAKGLLPDTHPQSASATRSHVLAEADVVVLVGARLNWLLSHGKGKTWGGANADTRQFIQIDISPTEMDSNVPIAAPLVGDIGSCVSALLEGLGAKWAKPPADWTQGITERKDKNLAKMAATLALNPPTMNFHSALNVIRNAVKARPDAIVVNEGANTLDFARSIVDMYEPRKRLDVGTWGIMGIGMGFAVAAAVTTGKPVIAIEGDSAFGFSGMEVETICRYNLPICVIVFNNNGIYKGTDVNPRGGDVAPTVFVKNARYEMMMQAFGGVGVLANTPDELAKALDEAVKSGKPTLINAIIDETAGTESGRITSLNPQSAAAKK, encoded by the coding sequence ATGACCAACGCCACCACATCGACAGAGCAGATCGACGGTTTCCACCTCGTCATCGATGCCCTCAAGCTCAACGGCATCGACACGATCTTCGCCCTGCCCGGCATCCCCATTACCGACCTCACCCGCAAAGCGCAGGCTGAAGGCATTCGCATGATCTCGTTTCGCCACGAGCAGCATGCCGGCAATGCCGCCGCAGCCGCCGGCTTCCTGACGCAAAAACCCGGGATTTGCCTGACCGTCTCCGCTCCCGGCTTCCTGAACGGCCTCACGGCCCTGGCCAATGCCACCACGAACTGCTTCCCGATGATCCTGATCAGCGGCTCCAGCGAGCGCGAGATCGTCGACCTGCAGCAGGGCGACTACGAAGAAATGGACCAGCTGGCGATTGCCAAGCCATTGTGCAAAGCAGCATTTCGCGTTCTGCACGCTGAAGACATCGGCGTGGGCATCGCCCGCGCCATCCGTTCGGCACTGTCCGGCCGTCCCGGCGGCGTTTACCTCGACCTGCCGGCCAAGCTGTTCAGCCAGTCGATGGACGCCGCGGCTGGCAAGAAGTCGCTCATCAAGGTGGTCGACCCCGCACCGCGCCAGATCCCTGCCCCCGATGCCGTCAAGCGCGCACTCGACCTGCTCAAGGGCGCCAAACGCCCCCTGATCGTGCTCGGCAAAGGCGCTGCCTACGCCCAGTGCGACGCCGATATCCGTGCCCTGATCGAAAAAACCGGCATCCCTTACCTGCCGATGTCCATGGCAAAGGGCTTGCTGCCTGACACGCACCCACAGTCGGCTTCGGCCACCCGCTCCCACGTATTGGCAGAAGCCGATGTGGTGGTGCTGGTCGGTGCTCGCCTGAACTGGCTGCTCTCGCATGGCAAAGGCAAAACCTGGGGCGGCGCGAATGCCGACACCCGCCAGTTCATCCAGATCGACATCTCGCCGACCGAAATGGACAGCAACGTGCCGATCGCCGCACCGCTGGTCGGCGACATCGGCTCGTGCGTCTCGGCATTGCTGGAAGGCCTGGGCGCCAAGTGGGCCAAGCCGCCTGCCGACTGGACCCAGGGCATCACCGAGCGCAAGGACAAGAACCTGGCCAAGATGGCCGCAACGCTGGCGCTGAACCCGCCGACGATGAACTTCCACAGCGCGCTGAACGTCATCCGCAATGCGGTCAAGGCCCGCCCCGACGCCATCGTTGTCAACGAAGGCGCCAACACCCTCGACTTCGCGCGCAGCATCGTCGACATGTACGAGCCGCGCAAACGCCTGGACGTCGGCACCTGGGGCATCATGGGCATCGGCATGGGCTTTGCCGTCGCCGCCGCCGTGACCACGGGTAAACCCGTAATCGCTATCGAAGGCGATAGCGCTTTCGGCTTCAGCGGCATGGAAGTAGAAACCATCTGCCGCTATAACCTTCCAATTTGTGTCATCGTCTTCAACAACAACGGCATTTACAAAGGCACCGACGTGAATCCACGTGGCGGCGATGTAGCGCCTACTGTTTTTGTCAAGAATGCACGCTACGAGATGATGATGCAGGCTTTCGGCGGCGTGGGCGTTCTGGCCAACACACCGGACGAGCTGGCCAAGGCGCTGGACGAGGCCGTCAAATCCGGCAAGCCAACCCTGATCAACGCCATCATTGACGAAACTGCAGGCACCGAAAGCGGCCGGATCACAAGTCTGAATCCGCAAAGCGCTGCAGCGAAGAAGTAA
- the frc gene encoding formyl-CoA transferase translates to MSNKPLAGIKIIDFTHVQAGPACTQMLAWFGADVIKVERPGSGDVTRSQLRDIEGADALYFTMLNSNKRGLTLDTKKPEGKEVLERLIKESDVMVENFGPGALDRMGFTWERIQELNPKMILASVKGFSDGHHYEDLKVYENVAQCAGGAASTTGYWKGENSGPTISAAALGDSNTGMHLAIGILTAYIGRQQTGKGQKVAVSMQDSVLNLCRVKMRDQLRLDKLGYLEEYPQYPHEMEAFKDGVVPRGANAGGGGQPGWILKCKGWETDPNAYIYFTVQGHAWEPICDALGKPEWKTDPAYTTAKARQPHIMDIFATIEAFIADKTKFEAVDVFRKFDIPCAPVLSMKELLHDESLRASGSIVEVPHKVRGSYFTVGSPIKFSDTKPEVTASPLLGEHTDEVLAELGYSKDQIAAIHAAKAV, encoded by the coding sequence ATGAGCAACAAACCACTCGCCGGCATCAAGATCATCGACTTCACCCACGTTCAAGCCGGTCCCGCCTGCACCCAGATGCTGGCCTGGTTCGGCGCCGACGTGATCAAGGTCGAGCGTCCCGGCTCCGGCGACGTCACCCGAAGCCAGCTGCGCGACATCGAGGGCGCCGACGCGCTGTACTTCACCATGCTCAACAGCAACAAGCGCGGCCTGACGCTGGACACCAAAAAGCCCGAGGGCAAGGAAGTGCTGGAGAGGCTCATCAAGGAATCCGACGTGATGGTCGAGAATTTTGGCCCCGGCGCGCTGGACCGCATGGGATTCACCTGGGAGCGCATCCAGGAACTCAACCCCAAAATGATTCTGGCTTCCGTCAAGGGTTTCTCGGACGGCCACCACTACGAAGACCTCAAGGTTTATGAAAACGTGGCCCAGTGCGCAGGCGGCGCGGCGTCCACCACCGGTTACTGGAAAGGCGAGAACTCAGGCCCCACCATTTCGGCTGCCGCTTTGGGCGACAGCAATACCGGCATGCACCTGGCCATCGGTATTTTGACGGCCTATATCGGCCGCCAACAGACCGGCAAGGGCCAAAAAGTGGCCGTGTCCATGCAGGACAGCGTGCTCAACCTGTGCCGCGTCAAAATGCGTGACCAGTTGCGCCTGGACAAGCTGGGCTACCTGGAAGAGTACCCACAGTACCCGCATGAAATGGAAGCCTTCAAGGACGGCGTGGTGCCGCGCGGCGCCAATGCCGGCGGCGGCGGCCAACCCGGCTGGATTTTGAAGTGCAAGGGCTGGGAGACAGACCCCAACGCGTACATCTATTTCACGGTTCAGGGCCACGCCTGGGAGCCGATCTGCGACGCGCTGGGCAAACCCGAATGGAAAACCGACCCCGCCTACACCACGGCCAAGGCACGCCAGCCGCACATCATGGACATCTTCGCCACGATTGAAGCTTTCATCGCCGACAAGACCAAGTTCGAAGCCGTGGACGTCTTCCGCAAGTTTGACATTCCCTGCGCACCCGTGCTGTCAATGAAGGAATTGCTGCACGACGAGTCCTTGCGCGCCAGCGGCTCCATCGTTGAAGTGCCGCACAAGGTGCGCGGCAGCTACTTCACCGTGGGCAGCCCGATCAAGTTCTCCGACACCAAACCCGAAGTGACGGCATCGCCCCTGCTGGGCGAGCACACGGATGAAGTTCTGGCTGAACTGGGCTACAGCAAGGACCAGATCGCGGCCATCCACGCGGCAAAAGCGGTTTAA
- a CDS encoding PAS domain S-box protein: MQTTTDLKQLVEAVGDAIVASDAGGAIVLWNPAATRMFGFTEEEALGKSLDIIIPQRQQQRHWDGYHKTMETGKTRYGNDVLRVPAVHKDGHGLSIAFTVALLHTPDNKVSAIVAVIRDETARFAEERNLKKRLTELEMQLAPQGNTP, translated from the coding sequence ATGCAAACAACAACCGACCTGAAACAGCTCGTGGAAGCCGTGGGCGACGCCATTGTGGCCTCCGATGCCGGCGGTGCGATCGTGCTGTGGAACCCGGCCGCTACGCGGATGTTCGGTTTCACGGAAGAAGAAGCCCTGGGCAAGTCGCTGGACATCATCATTCCGCAGCGCCAGCAGCAGCGTCACTGGGACGGCTACCACAAGACCATGGAAACCGGCAAAACGCGGTATGGCAACGACGTGCTGCGGGTGCCGGCCGTGCACAAGGACGGGCATGGCCTGTCCATCGCCTTCACCGTGGCCCTGTTACATACCCCGGACAACAAGGTTTCGGCCATTGTTGCGGTGATCCGCGACGAAACCGCCCGCTTTGCCGAAGAGCGAAATCTGAAGAAACGCCTGACGGAGCTTGAAATGCAGCTTGCCCCTCAGGGCAATACACCCTAA